In [Clostridium] cellulosi, one genomic interval encodes:
- a CDS encoding putative membrane protein (Hypothetical protein), with product MRNKEIEDLELAISKVIKYGVLASAAIMLIGLIIFLVTGSSGYPGSYYPTSLVEIFQGLIAFKPYAMMMFGLFLLILTPVLRVGVSILLFLKEKDYTFVRITTLVFIILIISFLLGKAK from the coding sequence ATGAGAAACAAGGAAATTGAAGATTTGGAGCTTGCCATAAGCAAAGTGATTAAATACGGAGTTCTCGCAAGTGCAGCGATAATGCTCATCGGGCTTATTATATTTTTGGTGACGGGCAGCAGCGGCTATCCCGGCAGCTATTATCCGACAAGTCTCGTAGAAATTTTTCAAGGGCTTATCGCATTTAAACCATATGCGATGATGATGTTTGGGCTGTTTCTGCTTATTTTAACGCCTGTACTTCGAGTTGGCGTTTCAATTTTGTTATTTTTAAAAGAGAAAGACTATACTTTCGTCAGAATAACCACGCTCGTTTTTATAATACTGATAATCAGTTTTTTATTAGGCAAGGCAAAATAA
- a CDS encoding hypothetical protein (High confidence in function and specificity) produces MATFFALELFLIAILAGFLGSLLGLGGGIIITPVLTLLFHLDIKYAIGASIITVIATSSGSAIAYIRDRVTNVRVGMFLEIGTTLGAITGAFLAALINPKFLYIIFGLFLLFSAVMMLRKAKNELPQNVKPHPMAKKLGLDGEYYDKVLDKNVEYNVTGVFGGLGMMYGAGLLSGLLGIGSGIFKVTAMDLYMKLPMKVSSATSNFMMGVTAAASAGVYFLKGNIDPKIAAPVALGVLMGATIGTRVMQRLRSKTLRLIFIPVLVIVSVQMVIKGVGI; encoded by the coding sequence GTGGCTACTTTCTTTGCTTTAGAGTTATTTTTGATTGCAATATTAGCCGGATTTTTGGGTTCACTTTTGGGGCTTGGAGGCGGCATAATAATTACACCGGTTTTGACGTTGCTTTTTCATCTGGACATAAAATATGCCATCGGAGCAAGTATCATAACAGTCATTGCGACATCAAGCGGCTCTGCCATCGCATATATACGGGATAGAGTAACAAACGTCAGGGTTGGTATGTTCCTCGAAATCGGCACAACGCTCGGTGCAATTACGGGTGCCTTTTTAGCTGCTCTTATAAATCCCAAATTCCTTTATATCATATTCGGACTTTTTCTTCTGTTTTCAGCCGTTATGATGCTTAGAAAAGCTAAAAATGAATTACCGCAGAACGTAAAACCGCACCCCATGGCGAAAAAGCTTGGCCTTGATGGTGAATACTACGATAAAGTCCTTGACAAAAATGTTGAATACAATGTGACTGGTGTTTTCGGCGGCCTTGGCATGATGTACGGGGCTGGTTTGCTTTCCGGCCTGCTTGGAATCGGAAGCGGCATTTTTAAAGTTACGGCAATGGATTTGTATATGAAACTGCCTATGAAGGTTTCCAGCGCTACGAGTAATTTTATGATGGGCGTTACAGCCGCCGCCAGCGCAGGAGTTTATTTTCTTAAGGGAAATATAGACCCGAAAATAGCTGCACCTGTGGCTCTGGGCGTACTTATGGGCGCGACAATAGGGACAAGGGTAATGCAAAGGTTGAGAAGCAAAACCTTGAGGCTCATTTTCATCCCTGTTTTAGTGATAGTTTCTGTTCAGATGGTAATTAAAGGGGTGGGAATATGA
- a CDS encoding hypothetical protein (Family membership), with protein sequence MIDNLEILNDTDVAARVHELKDQGYRFVTMTGCTNDDGTVDIFYSFDKDCKLCTLKTTVEAGKTIRSISDIYLAAAFAENEISELFEVKFSGLVVDYGGHFILADGAPSSPFGAGVIIERKDGNNAK encoded by the coding sequence ATGATTGATAATTTAGAAATTCTCAACGACACCGACGTTGCTGCAAGAGTACATGAACTGAAAGACCAAGGGTATAGATTTGTAACAATGACCGGATGTACGAATGATGACGGAACAGTTGATATTTTTTATTCATTTGACAAGGATTGCAAACTTTGTACACTAAAAACAACTGTAGAAGCAGGCAAAACAATTCGCAGTATTTCTGATATTTACCTTGCCGCCGCTTTTGCGGAAAACGAGATAAGTGAACTTTTCGAGGTCAAATTTTCAGGACTTGTTGTTGATTACGGCGGTCACTTTATTCTCGCGGACGGAGCACCGTCCTCACCGTTTGGCGCCGGCGTGATTATTGAGAGGAAGGACGGCAATAATGCAAAATAA
- a CDS encoding hydrogenase accessory protein HypB (High confidence in function and specificity), which yields MEVIVMKELLEANEKIAEENRKYFASRHILAVNLMGAPGSGKTTLISAVAKELKNIKIGVIEGDIASSIDAERMETQGIRSSQINTCGECHLDARVIRQGADQIDMENAIVFIENVGNLICPAEFDLGENIRLLAASVPEGDDKPYKYVPMFSYADVVALTKCDLKQAVGFDISFFEKGLRAVSQAPLFELSLRKGEKAEGVAELAAFLRKKYEEIAGA from the coding sequence ATGGAAGTTATAGTAATGAAGGAGCTTCTTGAGGCAAATGAAAAAATAGCGGAAGAAAACCGCAAATATTTTGCGTCAAGACATATTCTCGCTGTAAACCTCATGGGAGCGCCAGGTTCAGGTAAGACGACACTTATTTCTGCGGTTGCAAAAGAACTTAAGAATATCAAAATTGGTGTAATAGAGGGGGATATTGCTTCCTCAATTGATGCGGAAAGAATGGAGACTCAGGGAATCCGTTCTTCTCAGATAAATACCTGCGGCGAATGTCATCTTGACGCCCGAGTAATAAGGCAGGGCGCTGACCAGATAGATATGGAGAACGCAATTGTATTTATTGAAAATGTCGGAAATCTTATTTGTCCCGCTGAATTTGACCTCGGTGAAAACATCCGACTGCTTGCCGCCAGCGTGCCTGAAGGTGACGATAAGCCGTATAAATACGTACCGATGTTTAGTTATGCGGATGTTGTGGCATTGACAAAATGCGACTTGAAGCAGGCCGTTGGATTTGACATTTCATTCTTTGAAAAAGGCTTAAGAGCTGTTTCGCAAGCACCTTTGTTTGAATTGAGTTTGAGAAAAGGCGAAAAGGCTGAAGGCGTTGCTGAACTTGCGGCTTTTTTGCGTAAAAAATATGAAGAAATAGCCGGGGCCTAA
- a CDS encoding hypothetical protein (Family membership), translating into MQKDIELKEAVTKKDAEIISALAQKIWTEHYTPIIGEAQVKYMLEKFSAPDKIYSDLKNGYIYYTAYFDGKLAGYTAIKPEDEKRIFLSKLYVDKSYRGNGISRFIINHIISKYKPLGYNSIWLTVNKNNVNSIKVYNKLGFINDGPLVTDIGGGFVMDDYKMTLYI; encoded by the coding sequence GTGCAGAAGGACATTGAGCTGAAGGAAGCTGTTACAAAAAAAGACGCCGAAATCATTTCCGCCCTTGCCCAAAAAATCTGGACGGAGCACTATACGCCAATCATCGGTGAGGCACAGGTAAAATATATGCTCGAAAAATTTTCAGCCCCTGACAAGATATATAGCGATTTAAAAAATGGTTATATTTATTACACAGCCTATTTTGACGGCAAACTTGCAGGATATACGGCAATCAAACCTGAAGATGAGAAGCGCATTTTCTTAAGCAAACTCTATGTCGATAAATCATATCGCGGCAACGGCATTTCAAGGTTTATAATCAACCATATAATAAGCAAGTATAAACCTTTGGGATACAACTCAATCTGGCTCACGGTCAATAAAAACAATGTAAATTCCATCAAAGTATATAATAAACTGGGTTTTATCAACGATGGACCGCTTGTAACTGATATCGGCGGCGGATTTGTAATGGACGATTACAAAATGACCCTTTACATATGA
- the cheW5 gene encoding chemotaxis protein CheW5 (High confidence in function and specificity) produces the protein MNDLIETNDEVQEEDLQHGRYLTFSLDNEVFGIEISYVNEIVGMQKINDVPEVSNFVKGIINLRGNIIPVIDMRIKFKKQPCEYDERTCIIIVNINGISAGLIVDKVAEVISIEDSEIAPPPDFRTGFQSRYINGIGKLKDKVVLLIDCDKLFRDDELEEITAEKEKAEIQENENS, from the coding sequence ATGAACGATCTGATTGAGACGAACGATGAAGTACAAGAAGAAGATTTGCAACACGGCAGATATCTTACTTTTTCACTTGATAATGAAGTTTTTGGTATAGAAATAAGTTATGTAAATGAAATAGTTGGAATGCAGAAAATCAACGACGTGCCGGAAGTTTCAAACTTTGTAAAAGGTATCATAAATTTAAGAGGCAATATTATCCCTGTTATTGATATGAGAATAAAATTCAAAAAGCAGCCTTGTGAATACGACGAAAGAACATGTATTATCATCGTCAATATCAATGGGATTTCAGCGGGCCTTATTGTTGATAAAGTTGCAGAAGTTATCAGCATTGAAGACAGTGAAATAGCTCCTCCGCCGGATTTCAGAACAGGATTCCAGAGCAGATACATAAACGGAATTGGCAAATTGAAGGATAAAGTGGTCTTATTGATTGACTGTGATAAACTCTTTAGAGACGATGAGTTAGAAGAAATTACTGCTGAAAAAGAAAAGGCAGAAATCCAAGAAAATGAGAATTCATAA
- a CDS encoding arsenate reductase (High confidence in function and specificity) — MNIQIFGRKKCFDTKKAERYFKERGIKFQSIDIDKYGMSRGELNSVKSAVGIENLIDKNGKEYERLNLKYIVTTETPEEMLLNNPKLFVTPIVRNGRQATIGYKPEIWKTWT, encoded by the coding sequence ATGAATATTCAGATTTTTGGACGCAAAAAATGTTTTGATACAAAAAAGGCCGAAAGGTATTTTAAAGAACGCGGAATTAAGTTTCAGAGTATTGATATAGATAAATACGGTATGAGCCGCGGTGAACTCAATAGTGTTAAATCTGCCGTAGGTATTGAAAATTTAATAGATAAAAACGGCAAAGAATATGAACGTCTTAATCTTAAATATATAGTGACAACGGAAACACCTGAAGAAATGCTTTTAAATAATCCAAAACTGTTTGTAACGCCAATTGTCCGAAACGGCAGGCAGGCAACTATCGGTTACAAGCCGGAGATATGGAAAACTTGGACATAA
- a CDS encoding PP-loop domain-containing protein (High confidence in function and specificity), giving the protein MNNIEKVELSITKKFRKEIWLRFIKGIKEYQLIKSGDRIAVCISGGKDSMLMAKLIQILQRHSDVPFEAEYLVMDPGYSAVNRQRIIDNAEYLGIPIKIFETKIYDIVAEVTDSPCYLCARMRRGYLYKNAQDLGCNKIALGHHFDDVIETILMSMLYGAEIKTMMPKLHSTNFKGMELIRPMYLVREASIINWKRYNELEFIQCACRLTESCTLGGSTGGSKRQEMKALIKKFRQTNENIDMNIFRSVHNINLDTVIGYRKDGVKHSFLDDYDKPKPERKDNSAEGH; this is encoded by the coding sequence ATGAACAATATAGAAAAAGTTGAACTCAGTATAACAAAAAAATTCCGCAAGGAAATATGGCTGAGATTTATTAAAGGAATTAAGGAATATCAGCTCATAAAATCCGGTGACAGGATAGCTGTGTGCATTTCCGGCGGCAAGGACTCTATGCTTATGGCAAAGTTAATTCAGATACTGCAAAGGCACAGTGACGTCCCGTTTGAAGCCGAGTATCTTGTAATGGATCCGGGATACAGCGCTGTAAATCGGCAGCGAATTATTGACAACGCAGAGTATCTCGGTATACCCATAAAGATATTCGAAACGAAGATTTACGATATAGTAGCTGAAGTTACTGATTCACCTTGTTACCTTTGCGCCAGAATGAGGCGCGGTTACCTATATAAGAACGCACAGGATCTTGGCTGCAACAAAATCGCACTTGGACACCATTTCGATGACGTTATTGAAACTATACTTATGAGCATGCTTTACGGCGCTGAAATCAAAACAATGATGCCGAAGCTCCACAGCACCAACTTTAAAGGCATGGAACTCATAAGGCCGATGTATTTGGTCAGAGAGGCTTCAATTATAAACTGGAAACGATACAACGAGCTTGAATTTATTCAGTGCGCATGCCGTCTTACGGAAAGCTGCACGCTCGGAGGAAGCACCGGCGGTTCGAAAAGGCAGGAAATGAAAGCTCTGATAAAGAAATTCCGCCAGACGAACGAAAATATCGATATGAATATTTTCCGGAGTGTCCATAATATCAATCTTGATACCGTCATTGGGTACCGCAAAGACGGCGTAAAACATAGTTTTCTTGACGATTATGATAAGCCAAAGCCAGAAAGGAAGGATAATAGTGCAGAAGGACATTGA
- a CDS encoding hypothetical protein (Family membership), with amino-acid sequence MHELPVVIDIIKVISEEAKKNGIKKVNRIDLVIGELSSIIDESVQMYFDVMSENSVCAGAKLYFEHVPAMLKCVKCGKEFEHRKSFVCPECGGESVLIKGTGREFYIKSFDGE; translated from the coding sequence ATGCATGAACTCCCTGTTGTAATTGATATAATAAAGGTAATAAGCGAAGAAGCCAAAAAGAACGGTATCAAAAAGGTAAACCGTATAGACCTTGTTATAGGTGAGCTTTCATCAATAATTGATGAATCGGTTCAGATGTATTTTGACGTAATGAGTGAAAACAGTGTTTGTGCTGGGGCAAAGCTTTATTTTGAGCATGTTCCGGCAATGCTGAAATGTGTCAAATGTGGGAAAGAGTTTGAACACAGGAAAAGTTTTGTATGCCCTGAATGTGGCGGGGAATCCGTCCTCATAAAAGGAACGGGACGCGAATTTTACATTAAGTCTTTTGACGGCGAATGA
- the punA gene encoding Purine nucleoside phosphorylase 1 (High confidence in function and specificity) has product MSGHNNFKDKVMVIFMNEALDYIRSKTDFKPTVGIILGSGLGKFAQEIVKPVTIPYRDIPHFPVSTVEGHKGCLVMGKVCGKNVVCMQGRFHYYEGYSMKQVVFPVYIMKQLGVRTLIVTNAAGAINKSFSPGDLMLISDHINLMGTNPLIGRNDDKLGPRFPSMTEGYSLKLRNIAKTAAANSQINLQEGVYAALTGPSYETPAEIRFLRIIGADAVGMSTVPEVIAANHCGMEVLGISCITNMASGVTEKPLDHDEVIETSRKASERFITLVKSVIALLN; this is encoded by the coding sequence ATGAGTGGACATAATAATTTTAAAGACAAAGTCATGGTGATTTTTATGAATGAGGCATTAGACTATATACGCTCAAAGACTGATTTTAAACCTACTGTTGGCATAATATTAGGTTCAGGTCTGGGCAAATTTGCACAAGAAATAGTGAAACCTGTGACTATTCCTTACCGTGACATACCGCATTTCCCAGTTTCTACTGTCGAGGGCCACAAAGGCTGCCTTGTCATGGGGAAAGTCTGCGGTAAGAATGTTGTGTGTATGCAGGGGCGTTTTCATTATTATGAAGGATACAGCATGAAACAGGTTGTATTCCCGGTATATATAATGAAACAGCTCGGCGTAAGAACTCTTATTGTGACGAATGCCGCAGGTGCGATAAATAAATCATTTTCACCAGGCGATTTAATGTTGATAAGTGACCACATCAACCTTATGGGCACAAATCCGCTGATTGGCAGAAACGACGATAAACTCGGCCCACGCTTTCCCAGCATGACTGAGGGCTACAGTTTGAAATTAAGGAACATTGCAAAGACAGCGGCAGCAAATAGTCAAATAAATCTGCAGGAGGGCGTATATGCCGCGTTGACAGGCCCGAGCTATGAAACACCTGCGGAGATAAGGTTTTTAAGGATTATTGGGGCGGATGCCGTTGGCATGTCTACAGTCCCGGAGGTTATAGCGGCAAACCATTGCGGTATGGAAGTGCTGGGCATATCCTGCATTACAAATATGGCGTCCGGTGTCACCGAGAAGCCTCTTGATCATGATGAGGTTATAGAGACATCAAGAAAAGCAAGCGAACGATTTATCACACTTGTTAAATCGGTTATCGCTTTATTAAATTGA
- a CDS encoding adenosine deaminase (High confidence in function and specificity), with protein MDFIERMPKIDLHNHLDGSLRPRTVIEIARDEGIELPTYDEKELMKYLSVGDNCESLVEYLEKFDLPLKCLQSEKAQRRVAKEAVEDAAKHNVKYIEVRFAPQLMTEKGMTCADVIRNVISGLLEGEKETGTIARAIVCCMRHHSDEKNLEVIRAASEFMYRGLGGVDLAGDEAHYPPQLFKRVFDEANKYGIPVTIHAGEAGGAENVRVAIEELGAVRIGHGIRINEDESVVNLVKERKIPLEICVTSNVQTKAAPSFEQHPVRKYFDLGLNVTVNTDNTTVSNTDMKRELNILKNKFGFSNSELMQLQMNAARAAFLDKPEKEKLLSELKNSFENII; from the coding sequence ATGGATTTTATTGAAAGAATGCCGAAAATTGATTTGCACAATCACCTTGACGGAAGTCTGAGACCGCGGACAGTAATTGAAATCGCCCGCGACGAAGGTATCGAGCTTCCAACCTATGACGAAAAGGAATTGATGAAATATCTTTCAGTGGGCGATAACTGCGAAAGTTTGGTAGAGTATTTGGAAAAGTTTGATTTACCGCTTAAGTGCCTGCAATCAGAAAAAGCGCAGAGGCGTGTTGCAAAAGAAGCGGTTGAGGATGCGGCAAAGCATAACGTAAAATATATCGAGGTGCGGTTCGCACCTCAGTTGATGACGGAAAAGGGCATGACGTGCGCGGACGTGATACGCAACGTGATAAGCGGACTCTTGGAAGGGGAAAAAGAAACGGGTACTATCGCAAGAGCCATTGTATGCTGTATGCGCCATCACAGCGATGAAAAAAATCTCGAAGTTATAAGAGCCGCGTCAGAGTTTATGTATAGAGGCCTCGGCGGCGTGGACCTTGCGGGAGACGAAGCGCACTATCCTCCTCAGCTTTTTAAGAGGGTTTTTGATGAGGCGAACAAATACGGCATTCCTGTCACAATTCATGCCGGTGAAGCAGGTGGGGCTGAAAATGTAAGAGTTGCGATTGAGGAACTCGGAGCTGTCAGAATCGGTCATGGAATAAGAATAAATGAAGATGAAAGTGTCGTAAATCTGGTTAAAGAAAGAAAAATTCCCCTTGAAATATGTGTAACGAGCAATGTTCAGACAAAGGCTGCGCCATCATTTGAACAGCATCCAGTAAGAAAATATTTTGATTTGGGACTTAATGTTACTGTTAATACTGATAACACAACGGTTTCAAATACTGACATGAAGCGGGAGCTCAACATTTTGAAGAATAAATTTGGGTTCAGCAATTCGGAACTTATGCAACTGCAGATGAATGCGGCGCGTGCTGCTTTTTTAGATAAACCAGAAAAAGAAAAGCTCTTATCAGAGTTAAAAAACAGCTTTGAAAACATTATCTAA
- a CDS encoding NADH-ubiquinone oxidoreductase chain 49kda (High confidence in function and specificity), protein MQNNNIVLPFGPQHPVLPEPLQIKLVLEDERVVDAVPGIGYVHRGLERLIEKRDYMQSVYVVERICGICSVMHAQAYCQGVEALLGLEIPDRAKYLRVIWAELHRMHSHLLFLGLMADAFGFESLFMQCWRIRERILDIMEQTTGHRIMVSINTVGGTRRDLTPDMQKHILNELKNIRDEFEKVDKTFKNDLTIAHRLRGCAPLDKDKAYELGCVGPVARASGIPQDMRKLGYAAYGELDFEPVVLHDSDCYARTMLRVLEIYQSMDLVRQAIEKLPDGEYYVKPKGNPDGDVISRVEQPRGEVYYFLRGDGGKNLKRMRLRTPTFAHLPSLVEMLKGQLLSDVPVIILSIDPCISCTER, encoded by the coding sequence ATGCAAAATAATAATATAGTATTACCATTCGGTCCTCAGCATCCCGTATTGCCGGAACCGCTTCAGATAAAACTTGTCCTTGAAGACGAACGAGTAGTTGACGCCGTTCCGGGTATTGGTTATGTTCATAGAGGTCTCGAACGGCTTATCGAAAAACGCGATTATATGCAGAGTGTTTATGTTGTTGAGCGTATCTGCGGAATTTGCAGTGTAATGCATGCTCAGGCCTACTGTCAGGGTGTTGAGGCACTTCTGGGGCTTGAAATTCCTGATAGGGCAAAGTATCTTCGTGTCATCTGGGCGGAGCTGCACCGCATGCACAGTCACTTGTTGTTTTTGGGGCTGATGGCTGACGCTTTCGGCTTTGAGTCACTGTTTATGCAGTGCTGGCGTATACGTGAGCGTATTTTGGATATAATGGAACAGACTACTGGTCATAGAATCATGGTATCCATAAATACAGTCGGTGGCACAAGGCGTGACCTGACTCCGGATATGCAGAAGCATATTCTTAATGAATTGAAAAATATACGGGATGAATTTGAAAAAGTAGATAAAACATTCAAAAATGATTTGACAATAGCCCACAGACTGCGTGGTTGTGCACCTCTTGATAAAGACAAGGCTTATGAACTGGGTTGTGTTGGTCCTGTTGCAAGAGCAAGCGGGATTCCACAGGATATGCGGAAATTGGGATATGCAGCATACGGCGAATTGGATTTTGAACCGGTTGTTTTGCACGATTCCGACTGCTATGCGAGGACAATGTTAAGAGTCTTGGAGATTTACCAGTCAATGGACCTTGTACGTCAGGCTATAGAAAAGCTCCCGGATGGTGAATATTATGTGAAGCCGAAGGGCAACCCTGACGGCGACGTAATATCCCGTGTTGAACAGCCGAGAGGTGAGGTTTATTATTTCCTGCGCGGCGACGGCGGAAAGAATCTAAAGAGGATGCGTCTGCGCACCCCGACTTTTGCCCATCTCCCGTCACTTGTGGAAATGCTTAAAGGCCAGCTTCTGTCAGATGTTCCTGTCATTATACTGTCTATTGACCCGTGTATTAGCTGCACTGAGCGCTGA
- a CDS encoding cysteine desulfurase (High confidence in function and specificity), translating to MIYLDYAANTPVDDSVLETYIEISKKYIANPNSPHALGKAALEELNKATRLMAQLLGVKENELIYTSGATESNNLAIKGIAGQYKKYGHHIITTPLEHSSVSGAVAYLQSKGFDIDYVDIDKNGLVDLDSLKELIRDDTILVSICMVDSEVGIKQHISEIAPIIADKPHCYFHIDATQAVGKIKVPLDGVDLMTFAPHKFYGPNGFGVLFKRENVLLEPLINGGISTTEFRSGTPVLPLIVSTAKALSIAFEKMEERYNYVSELNRMLRDALAQYPKVKINSTDESIPFILNLSIFGAKAEEFQAALSDNGICLSTKSACCAPGTLSRPVYALTKDRKAALSTLRISLSHLTTNDDINTFLACFDAIYNKLVK from the coding sequence ATGATTTATCTCGATTATGCAGCAAATACACCTGTCGACGACAGTGTTTTAGAAACTTATATTGAAATATCAAAAAAATATATAGCAAATCCGAACTCTCCGCATGCTCTCGGAAAAGCGGCATTAGAAGAACTCAATAAAGCAACGAGGCTGATGGCGCAATTATTGGGGGTCAAGGAAAACGAATTAATCTACACTTCAGGCGCAACTGAATCAAACAATCTTGCAATAAAAGGCATAGCAGGCCAGTATAAGAAATATGGGCACCATATTATTACGACGCCGCTTGAACATTCATCTGTCTCCGGCGCTGTCGCTTACTTGCAAAGTAAAGGATTTGACATTGACTATGTCGATATCGATAAAAACGGCCTTGTAGATCTCGACAGCCTCAAGGAACTGATTCGCGACGACACAATTTTGGTCTCAATCTGCATGGTCGACAGTGAAGTCGGTATAAAACAGCATATTAGTGAGATAGCGCCAATAATTGCTGATAAACCTCATTGTTATTTTCATATTGACGCAACGCAAGCCGTTGGAAAAATCAAAGTGCCGCTTGATGGGGTTGATTTGATGACCTTTGCTCCCCACAAATTCTACGGCCCAAACGGTTTTGGCGTGCTTTTTAAAAGAGAAAACGTATTGCTCGAGCCTCTTATTAACGGCGGTATCAGCACAACCGAATTTCGCAGTGGGACCCCTGTCCTGCCCCTTATAGTCTCAACTGCAAAAGCTCTCTCAATCGCGTTCGAAAAAATGGAAGAGCGGTATAATTACGTATCTGAATTAAACAGGATGCTCAGAGACGCGCTTGCACAGTATCCAAAAGTAAAAATAAACAGCACTGATGAATCTATACCTTTTATCTTGAACTTGAGTATCTTTGGTGCTAAAGCTGAAGAGTTTCAGGCGGCTTTGTCCGATAATGGAATTTGCCTTTCGACAAAGTCAGCTTGTTGTGCGCCCGGGACTCTCTCTCGCCCTGTTTATGCATTGACAAAGGACAGGAAAGCGGCACTTTCAACACTCCGAATAAGCCTTTCCCACCTTACCACCAACGACGATATCAATACCTTTTTAGCCTGTTTTGATGCTATATATAATAAGCTTGTTAAATAG
- a CDS encoding transporter (High confidence in function and specificity), with protein sequence MLTCVAFERCNLLTSLAGLSLGKFSTPRMLGFAMISVTGLLSMFVTNDVALLTVVPLTLSMSKVSGKDPYILIILETIAANIFSALTPFGNPQNLYLFSYFKLEPLQFFLIMLPFCLIGIAILFAANFLFNSGGKFKTEKIKFEVYEPRLLYSAAVVFIFNILSVLHVLDYRIALAATLIIFLIFAPRLILKADYFLLMTFVLFFLFTDSVTGISMIKSFFSSALNAKYTVLIAATGLSQIISNVPSAVLISGFTENHKELLYGVSAGGLGTLVASLASLISYKLYIRQYDASKYIKAFSALNFGALAIILIFLCLFCI encoded by the coding sequence ATGCTTACCTGTGTTGCATTTGAAAGATGTAACCTGTTGACGTCACTTGCAGGGCTGTCATTGGGCAAATTCAGCACACCGAGAATGCTCGGATTTGCAATGATATCAGTAACCGGGCTTCTTTCGATGTTTGTCACAAACGATGTGGCTTTGCTGACAGTCGTGCCCTTGACTCTATCCATGTCGAAGGTAAGCGGCAAAGACCCATATATCCTGATAATTCTCGAAACTATAGCGGCAAATATTTTTTCAGCTTTGACACCCTTTGGCAATCCGCAAAATCTTTATCTCTTTTCTTATTTTAAATTAGAACCTTTACAGTTTTTCTTAATTATGCTGCCATTTTGCCTTATTGGCATTGCAATCTTGTTTGCAGCGAACTTTCTTTTTAATTCCGGCGGCAAATTTAAAACTGAAAAGATTAAGTTTGAAGTTTACGAACCAAGATTGTTATACTCTGCAGCAGTCGTATTCATTTTTAATATCCTGTCTGTTCTCCACGTCCTTGATTACAGGATTGCACTTGCAGCAACGCTTATAATATTTTTAATTTTTGCTCCTCGGCTAATTTTAAAAGCCGACTATTTTCTGCTTATGACTTTCGTGCTGTTTTTTCTTTTTACTGACAGCGTAACTGGCATCTCAATGATTAAATCATTTTTTTCGTCGGCCCTTAATGCAAAATACACTGTACTTATTGCAGCCACCGGATTATCGCAAATAATCAGCAATGTCCCATCGGCGGTTCTAATCTCTGGTTTCACCGAAAATCACAAAGAACTGTTATACGGTGTATCCGCTGGCGGGCTTGGTACACTGGTAGCATCTCTTGCAAGCCTTATATCATATAAGCTTTATATCAGGCAGTACGATGCCTCAAAATACATTAAAGCATTTTCTGCGCTTAATTTCGGCGCTCTGGCTATTATATTAATTTTTCTTTGCTTATTCTGTATCTAA